Proteins co-encoded in one Arthrobacter sp. ERGS1:01 genomic window:
- a CDS encoding alpha/beta fold hydrolase, which yields MKATIVLVHGGFVDGSGWRGVFDDLTADGYEVRVVQNPTKSLTDDVATTRQVLDEAGGPVVLVGHSYGGAVITEAGNHDNVKALVCVTAFAPDQGESVNSLLGTFPTDGPQPPILPPVDGNLFLDRDKFYESFAGDVTPAEAAFFANAQVPWGLDALGGVITSAAWRIKPSWYLHVTEDRMIPPAAQASMAERIGATVSETPGSHAIYVSQPKVVADIIRAAAATLN from the coding sequence ATGAAAGCAACCATCGTTCTTGTCCACGGCGGATTCGTCGACGGATCCGGCTGGCGCGGAGTCTTTGACGACCTCACCGCGGACGGCTATGAGGTCCGCGTCGTCCAGAACCCAACGAAGTCCCTCACCGACGACGTCGCCACCACCCGGCAGGTCCTCGACGAAGCCGGCGGGCCCGTCGTCCTCGTTGGCCACTCCTACGGCGGAGCCGTCATCACCGAAGCGGGAAACCACGACAACGTGAAAGCACTCGTATGCGTCACCGCGTTCGCCCCGGACCAAGGCGAATCCGTCAACTCGCTCCTGGGCACGTTCCCCACCGACGGCCCCCAGCCGCCGATCCTGCCCCCTGTCGACGGGAACCTGTTCCTGGACCGCGACAAGTTCTACGAGTCGTTCGCCGGCGACGTCACCCCGGCAGAAGCAGCCTTCTTTGCCAACGCCCAGGTCCCGTGGGGACTGGACGCGCTCGGCGGCGTCATCACCTCCGCGGCCTGGCGGATCAAGCCCAGCTGGTACCTGCACGTCACGGAGGACAGAATGATCCCTCCTGCGGCACAGGCCAGCATGGCAGAACGCATCGGTGCCACGGTCAGCGAAACCCCCGGCAGCCACGCAATCTACGTTTCACAACCAAAAGTAGTGGCCGACATCATCCGGGCGGCCGCCGCAACACTCAACTAG
- a CDS encoding CYTH and CHAD domain-containing protein, whose translation MDLPNLVDMPGVERVGGPGLNRIATVYFDTATLTLAARGITLCRRTGGTDHGWHLELPAGGHRTRRIQAPLGSSDIVPEELLYRVLPFIRGAVLMPVARIDTGRCTRRLYGPGGGHLADFVDDRVQAVAVRPGTPETAWREWRIELVHGNGDFLGEAASTLTSAGLNRPVQDSELARALGDSYPSGRVSGAGTPTGNGSALDVVTAYLDRQLGEILALDPGVRMGSPDAIHRMRSATRRERSVLTAYGSLFAKNETNRLKAELKWLAKILGRPRDAEVMRERLRCRLQGLPPALRNGTVTGPVEDELGTSYNVGYKAVLQALETLRYYRLLDNLEQFLRLPPAKSRASQPARKATAGLVNKQAKRLDRAHRAAARAKNGGAGDAALHQVRKDAKRLQHAAESVQGIHGKRARKLSKAAHRFQKILGDHQDSVVVRAFLDGLTNNPATPEIALTAYRRVRRAEERAAHSAKKKYLKARKRSSGLRLPH comes from the coding sequence ATGGACCTCCCCAACCTGGTGGACATGCCAGGGGTGGAACGGGTCGGCGGGCCGGGCCTTAACCGGATCGCCACCGTGTACTTCGACACCGCCACCCTGACGCTCGCGGCACGGGGGATCACCCTGTGCCGGCGCACCGGAGGAACGGACCACGGCTGGCATCTCGAGCTCCCCGCCGGAGGTCACCGAACGCGGAGGATCCAGGCACCGCTGGGCAGCTCGGACATCGTCCCGGAAGAACTGCTCTACCGCGTGCTGCCCTTCATCCGTGGGGCCGTGCTGATGCCCGTCGCCAGGATTGACACGGGACGGTGCACTCGCCGGCTCTACGGGCCCGGCGGAGGGCATCTTGCCGACTTCGTTGATGACCGGGTCCAGGCTGTGGCAGTGCGCCCGGGCACACCGGAGACGGCGTGGCGCGAGTGGCGGATCGAACTCGTCCACGGCAATGGTGATTTCCTCGGCGAAGCCGCAAGCACCCTCACCTCCGCCGGTCTCAACCGCCCGGTGCAGGACTCCGAACTAGCTCGGGCCCTCGGGGATTCATACCCGTCCGGCCGGGTCTCCGGCGCCGGCACGCCAACCGGGAACGGGTCGGCCCTCGACGTGGTGACCGCCTACCTGGACCGCCAGCTTGGCGAAATTCTGGCCTTGGATCCCGGCGTGAGGATGGGGAGCCCGGACGCCATCCACCGGATGCGGTCGGCAACGCGGCGGGAGCGGTCGGTCTTGACGGCATATGGCAGCCTCTTCGCCAAGAACGAGACCAATCGACTCAAAGCTGAACTGAAGTGGCTCGCCAAAATTCTGGGCCGCCCACGCGATGCCGAAGTCATGCGCGAACGGCTCCGCTGTCGCCTCCAGGGTCTGCCGCCGGCATTGCGGAACGGTACTGTTACTGGACCTGTCGAAGATGAATTGGGAACCTCCTACAACGTCGGTTACAAGGCTGTGCTTCAGGCCCTTGAAACGCTGCGCTATTACAGGCTCCTGGACAATCTTGAACAGTTCCTCCGCCTTCCACCCGCCAAATCCCGGGCCTCCCAACCTGCGCGAAAGGCGACAGCCGGACTCGTCAACAAGCAAGCCAAACGCCTGGATCGCGCACATCGGGCCGCCGCACGCGCCAAAAACGGCGGTGCCGGCGACGCAGCACTCCACCAAGTCCGTAAAGACGCCAAACGCCTGCAGCATGCCGCCGAATCCGTACAAGGAATCCACGGAAAACGAGCCCGAAAATTGTCCAAGGCCGCCCACCGGTTCCAGAAAATCCTCGGAGACCACCAGGACAGCGTGGTGGTCCGGGCATTCCTGGACGGCCTGACCAACAACCCTGCGACACCCGAGATTGCCCTCACCGCCTACCGCCGCGTGCGAAGAGCCGAGGAACGTGCGGCCCATTCCGCCAAGAAGAAGTACCTAAAAGCCCGAAAGCGATCATCCGGCCTTCGGCTGCCGCACTGA
- a CDS encoding beta-galactosidase has protein sequence MTRTLELEGIAFGGDYNPEQWPREVWEEDVRLMRQAGVNFITVSVFSWPLLEPEEGRFDFGWLDDVIELLHVNGIAVDLATATATPPAWLIRKYPEILPVTADGTHLEFGSRQAYCFSSPIFRDYALRLTRAMAERYGKHPAVRLWHVSNEYGDHVSRCWCDASAVHFRSWLRGKYGSIGALNEAWGTSCWGQHYLDFDAIEPPRESTGPVNSTQRLDFERFSSDAMLELFTAEVAALREVTPELPVTTNFMSILHDLDYFAFADAEDIVTDDAYPDPADPGAHIDASLNYALMRGAKGGAPWLLLEQSASAVSWRDVNVPKAPGVMRLDSYQALAHGADGIMYFQWRAAKFGPEKFHAAILGHRGEASRTFVECSALGAELQQLGALKGSRVVADVAMLLDWDAKWALAAPDSLPTNRLSWIGQARDWHRATFKLGVTVDLVRAGADWSGYKVLLVPNLYLATPELAAQLEAFAAAGGTVVVGAFSGVVDRNDHVHPGGAPGPLRPLLGVEVDEVWPLPDGQSGQVLMDGVRYEVHTVSEWLDAVDARTVAGYSGGELDGRPAVTNRQHGDGGAWYVSGALADAGMLTLMRRILDESGVPVRDGAGPDVEVVVRRGADASFSFVLNRGTTALDVAVPAGAAVLVGDAAASGAVPGSGGLRRLPARGVLVVTHDHSDVVRVVAESARLQAV, from the coding sequence ATGACCCGGACGCTTGAACTTGAAGGCATCGCTTTTGGCGGAGACTACAACCCGGAGCAGTGGCCGCGGGAGGTGTGGGAGGAGGACGTTCGGCTGATGCGCCAGGCGGGGGTCAACTTCATTACCGTCTCCGTCTTTTCCTGGCCGCTACTGGAACCGGAAGAGGGCAGGTTCGACTTTGGCTGGCTCGACGACGTCATTGAGCTGCTGCACGTCAACGGCATTGCCGTTGACCTCGCCACGGCCACCGCGACGCCGCCGGCCTGGCTCATCCGAAAATACCCGGAGATCCTGCCCGTCACGGCCGACGGCACCCACCTGGAATTCGGTTCCCGCCAGGCCTACTGCTTCAGTTCGCCGATCTTCCGCGATTACGCGCTGCGCCTCACCCGCGCCATGGCCGAGCGCTACGGCAAGCACCCGGCCGTGCGGCTGTGGCACGTCTCCAACGAATATGGCGACCACGTCTCACGCTGCTGGTGCGACGCCTCGGCGGTCCACTTCCGCAGCTGGCTGCGCGGCAAGTATGGCTCCATCGGGGCCCTGAACGAGGCCTGGGGTACCAGCTGCTGGGGCCAGCACTACCTGGACTTCGACGCGATTGAACCGCCGCGCGAATCCACCGGGCCCGTCAACTCCACCCAGCGGCTCGACTTCGAGCGTTTCTCCTCCGACGCCATGCTGGAACTGTTCACCGCCGAGGTGGCCGCGCTCCGTGAAGTCACCCCGGAGCTGCCGGTCACCACCAACTTCATGTCGATCCTGCACGATCTGGACTACTTTGCGTTCGCCGACGCCGAGGACATCGTCACGGACGACGCCTACCCGGATCCGGCCGATCCCGGCGCCCACATCGACGCCTCCCTGAACTACGCCCTGATGCGCGGGGCCAAGGGCGGCGCGCCCTGGTTGTTGTTGGAGCAGTCGGCCAGCGCTGTCAGCTGGCGCGACGTCAACGTGCCCAAGGCGCCCGGCGTCATGCGGTTGGACAGTTACCAGGCGCTGGCCCACGGCGCCGACGGCATCATGTATTTCCAATGGCGGGCCGCCAAGTTTGGCCCGGAGAAATTCCATGCCGCCATCCTCGGCCATCGCGGCGAGGCAAGCCGCACCTTCGTCGAATGCAGCGCGCTCGGCGCCGAACTGCAACAACTCGGCGCGCTGAAGGGCAGCCGGGTGGTGGCCGACGTTGCCATGCTGCTGGACTGGGACGCCAAGTGGGCCCTGGCTGCCCCGGACTCCCTGCCCACCAACCGGCTGAGCTGGATTGGCCAGGCCCGCGACTGGCACCGGGCCACCTTTAAACTGGGCGTCACGGTGGATCTGGTCCGGGCCGGGGCCGACTGGTCCGGTTACAAGGTGCTGCTGGTGCCCAATCTGTACCTGGCGACGCCGGAATTGGCTGCCCAACTGGAGGCCTTCGCTGCCGCCGGGGGCACCGTCGTCGTGGGCGCGTTCTCCGGGGTCGTTGACCGCAACGACCACGTCCACCCCGGCGGCGCACCGGGACCACTGCGCCCACTGCTGGGAGTCGAGGTGGACGAGGTGTGGCCGCTGCCGGACGGTCAAAGTGGCCAGGTCTTGATGGACGGCGTGCGGTACGAGGTCCACACCGTGAGCGAATGGCTCGACGCCGTGGACGCCCGTACCGTGGCCGGCTATTCCGGCGGGGAACTCGATGGGCGCCCGGCTGTGACAAATCGCCAGCATGGCGACGGCGGCGCCTGGTATGTGAGCGGCGCGCTGGCCGACGCCGGCATGCTCACGTTGATGCGGCGGATCCTCGACGAGTCCGGCGTGCCTGTCCGTGACGGTGCCGGGCCCGACGTCGAGGTGGTGGTGCGCCGCGGCGCGGACGCCTCCTTTAGTTTTGTGCTCAACCGCGGAACGACCGCCCTGGACGTTGCGGTGCCCGCAGGTGCGGCCGTGCTGGTGGGCGATGCCGCCGCCTCAGGCGCCGTGCCGGGTTCCGGCGGGCTGCGCCGGCTGCCGGCCCGCGGGGTCCTGGTGGTCACGCACGATCACTCCGACGTCGTGCGTGTCGTGGCCGAAAGTGCGCGGCTACAGGCTGTCTAG
- the gcvPA gene encoding aminomethyl-transferring glycine dehydrogenase subunit GcvPA: MNNPVTHPYIPNSVPAVRDAMLAAVGAADIEEFYADIPAGLRVQGSLKLPAPFLSEAELERHVSSLLNKNTSTRETLSFLGAGTYNHYVPSVVDEVIGRSEFLTAYAGEPYEDHGRFQALFEYQSMMAELLNMDVVNVPTYDGMQATATALAMAGRITGRRGIVLVSDANPDTLSKVSDYVRSFMDLHIVTTNNGTADLDAAALAIGAETAAVWIQTPSYHGALEEQGAQLAKLAHDAGALAVVGTDPIAYGALTPPADWGADIVCGDIQSLGIHQWFGGGRGGFIAVHDDPTFVLEMPSRLFGLESTDVPGEYGFGDVAWDRTSFALREEGKEWVGTAAALWGIAAGVYLSSMGPAGMAELGETLLARTAYAAQQLASVDGLELCDSALHLREIAVDFSNASRSSTEAVAALRARGIEPGVVLPGNRLLVCVTEQLTAADIDTLAATLTSVLKEN; encoded by the coding sequence ATGAACAACCCAGTAACCCACCCCTACATCCCCAACTCGGTTCCGGCCGTGCGGGACGCGATGCTGGCCGCCGTTGGCGCCGCGGACATCGAGGAATTCTATGCGGACATTCCGGCCGGCTTGCGGGTGCAGGGCAGCCTGAAGCTGCCGGCGCCGTTCCTGTCCGAGGCCGAGTTGGAACGGCACGTCAGCTCGTTGCTGAATAAGAACACCAGCACCCGCGAGACACTAAGCTTCCTGGGCGCCGGGACGTACAACCACTACGTGCCGTCCGTCGTCGACGAGGTCATTGGCCGCAGCGAATTCCTGACGGCCTACGCGGGGGAGCCCTACGAGGACCACGGCCGCTTCCAGGCACTGTTCGAGTACCAGTCCATGATGGCGGAGCTCCTGAACATGGACGTCGTCAACGTCCCCACCTACGACGGCATGCAGGCCACCGCCACCGCCCTGGCCATGGCCGGGCGCATCACGGGCCGCCGCGGGATCGTCCTGGTCAGCGACGCAAACCCGGACACACTCTCCAAGGTCTCCGACTATGTACGTTCCTTCATGGACCTGCACATCGTCACCACGAACAACGGCACCGCCGATCTGGACGCCGCAGCGCTGGCCATCGGGGCAGAGACAGCCGCCGTCTGGATCCAGACCCCCAGCTACCACGGCGCCCTCGAGGAACAGGGGGCCCAATTAGCCAAGCTGGCCCACGACGCCGGGGCACTCGCCGTCGTCGGCACCGACCCGATCGCCTACGGCGCCCTGACCCCGCCGGCCGACTGGGGAGCGGACATCGTCTGCGGTGACATCCAGTCCTTGGGCATCCACCAGTGGTTCGGCGGCGGACGCGGCGGCTTCATCGCCGTCCACGACGACCCCACGTTCGTGCTGGAAATGCCGTCCCGGCTCTTCGGCCTCGAATCCACCGACGTACCCGGTGAATACGGCTTCGGCGATGTCGCCTGGGACCGGACATCCTTTGCCCTGCGCGAAGAGGGGAAGGAATGGGTGGGCACCGCCGCTGCCCTGTGGGGGATTGCCGCCGGCGTGTACTTGTCCTCGATGGGTCCGGCCGGCATGGCCGAGCTGGGGGAGACGCTGCTGGCCCGCACCGCCTACGCGGCCCAGCAACTGGCCTCCGTGGACGGACTTGAACTGTGCGATTCCGCATTGCACCTGCGCGAGATCGCCGTCGACTTTTCCAACGCCTCTCGCAGCAGCACCGAGGCTGTCGCGGCGTTGCGCGCCCGCGGGATCGAGCCCGGCGTCGTCCTGCCCGGCAACCGCCTGCTGGTCTGCGTGACCGAACAGCTCACCGCCGCGGACATCGACACCCTTGCCGCCACCCTGACTTCCGTTTTGAAGGAGAACTGA
- the gcvPB gene encoding aminomethyl-transferring glycine dehydrogenase subunit GcvPB, whose amino-acid sequence MALPVAPKPALRRFHQASWDEPIIFELTTPGERGILVQQPEPASVEALALREERLAPLRRTKAPALPELAQMRVVRHYLRLSQENLGADFNIDIGQGTCTMKYSPKVNETIIRTPKLMDVHPLQDEASIQGVLEIFWRTEQLLAEISGMSRVSLQTQGGSAAIWANIAMIRAYHEASGDGEVRDEVITTIFSHPSNAACAKAAGYKVITLMPDADGYPDIEALRAAVSPRTAALMITNPEDTGIYNAKIREFVDIVHEVGALAAYDQANANGILGITRASDAGFDLCHFNLHKTFSTPHASGGPGAGASCVSEKLVPFLPGPTIDKVGERFVINRDHPQSVGTVAPFYGVAPNVVRAYAWIMALGADGLRQAAEIAVLNNNYLLAKVLEIPGASAPYAEGKRRIEQVRYSWQELFEDTGVSSEEIGIRMSDFGMHYWTSHHPYLVPQPFTLEPTESYSKAEIDEYVAVLAHVANEARTNPEIVRTAPHNQTVHHIHHDDLDDPARWAITWRAYQKKHLNN is encoded by the coding sequence ATGGCGCTTCCCGTCGCCCCCAAGCCCGCCCTGCGCCGTTTCCACCAGGCCAGCTGGGACGAGCCCATCATTTTTGAGCTGACCACGCCCGGTGAACGCGGCATCCTGGTCCAGCAGCCCGAACCGGCCTCCGTCGAGGCCCTGGCCCTGCGTGAAGAGCGTCTGGCCCCGCTGCGCCGCACCAAGGCCCCCGCCCTGCCGGAACTGGCCCAGATGCGTGTGGTGCGCCACTACCTGCGCCTGAGCCAGGAAAACCTGGGCGCCGACTTCAACATCGACATCGGCCAGGGCACCTGCACCATGAAATACAGCCCCAAGGTCAACGAAACGATCATCCGCACGCCCAAGCTCATGGACGTCCACCCGCTGCAGGACGAGGCCAGCATCCAGGGCGTCCTGGAAATCTTCTGGCGCACCGAGCAACTGCTCGCGGAGATCTCGGGCATGTCCCGGGTCAGCCTGCAGACGCAGGGCGGTTCCGCAGCCATCTGGGCCAATATTGCCATGATCCGCGCCTACCACGAGGCCAGCGGCGACGGCGAGGTGCGCGACGAGGTCATCACGACCATCTTCTCCCACCCCTCCAACGCGGCCTGCGCCAAGGCGGCCGGCTACAAGGTCATCACCTTGATGCCCGACGCCGACGGCTACCCGGACATCGAGGCGCTTCGGGCGGCCGTCTCCCCGCGCACCGCTGCGCTCATGATCACCAACCCCGAAGACACCGGCATCTACAACGCCAAGATCCGCGAGTTCGTGGACATCGTCCATGAGGTGGGCGCCCTGGCAGCATACGACCAGGCCAACGCCAATGGCATCCTGGGCATCACCCGGGCCTCCGACGCCGGCTTCGACCTGTGCCACTTCAACCTGCACAAGACGTTCAGCACTCCGCATGCCAGCGGCGGACCCGGTGCCGGCGCCAGCTGCGTGTCGGAGAAGCTGGTGCCGTTCCTGCCCGGCCCCACCATCGACAAGGTGGGGGAGAGGTTTGTCATCAACCGCGACCACCCGCAGTCCGTGGGAACCGTGGCCCCGTTCTATGGTGTGGCCCCCAACGTGGTCCGCGCCTACGCCTGGATCATGGCACTTGGCGCGGACGGATTGCGCCAGGCCGCCGAAATCGCGGTGCTGAACAACAACTACCTGCTCGCCAAGGTCCTGGAAATCCCCGGCGCCTCCGCCCCCTATGCGGAGGGCAAGCGCCGCATCGAGCAGGTCCGGTACTCGTGGCAGGAACTCTTCGAGGACACCGGTGTCTCCTCCGAGGAGATCGGCATCCGGATGTCCGACTTCGGCATGCACTACTGGACCAGCCACCACCCGTACCTCGTCCCGCAGCCCTTCACCCTCGAGCCGACGGAGTCTTATTCCAAAGCGGAGATCGACGAGTACGTGGCCGTGCTGGCCCACGTCGCCAACGAGGCCCGCACCAATCCGGAGATTGTCCGCACCGCCCCGCACAACCAGACGGTGCACCACATCCACCACGACGACCTGGATGACCCGGCCCGTTGGGCCATCACCTGGCGCGCCTACCAGAAGAAGCACCTGAACAACTAA
- a CDS encoding ABC transporter substrate-binding protein, with amino-acid sequence MNSTILSRRNFVAGALGVGALLATAACGGPAGGNAASRITWSTWGTPEEGQRFKKFNTQFKSDNPSITATLQMVPSYSDYHSKLLTQLTSGTAPDVFYVGDDYIGKFVSAGVLMDLTPVVTGPAAKVKMEDFNAALFGAGKTDKGLFALPNDCNPDVFWFDKKALAAAGITENPAELAAAGNWTIETFLSMCAKLAAKGMTGAMFWNYWSTHWSWVAANGGKVFDAAGKFVLPQDPTSVAAIESLAKGFTSKSFTVADTLPDGSGPDSLFVSHKAGFYVQGRYGIATAEQSGSKDDYDIAPWPTVSGKPGPSGVAASYLVINAKTKAPEAAKTFVGDFLSAKGQTLRLADGGNAVPSVKGADSVVLGGNYPVHAKSFLTMTDTGFEDFAQEAKVPGLSSDVSTAMLTMYQGKSSPADTIAAVGKLMEKAV; translated from the coding sequence GTGAACAGCACCATCCTTAGTCGCCGGAATTTCGTGGCAGGCGCCCTGGGCGTCGGCGCCCTGCTGGCAACCGCCGCTTGCGGCGGGCCCGCCGGAGGCAACGCCGCCTCCCGCATCACCTGGTCCACCTGGGGTACTCCGGAAGAGGGCCAGCGATTCAAGAAGTTCAACACCCAGTTCAAGTCGGACAACCCCAGCATCACCGCCACCTTGCAGATGGTGCCGTCCTACTCCGACTACCACTCCAAGCTGCTGACCCAGCTCACCTCCGGCACGGCACCTGACGTCTTCTATGTCGGTGACGACTACATCGGCAAGTTCGTCTCCGCGGGTGTGCTCATGGACCTGACCCCCGTGGTCACGGGCCCGGCCGCGAAGGTCAAGATGGAGGACTTCAACGCCGCCCTGTTCGGGGCCGGCAAGACGGACAAGGGCCTCTTCGCCCTGCCCAATGACTGCAACCCGGACGTCTTCTGGTTCGATAAGAAGGCCCTGGCCGCGGCCGGAATCACCGAAAACCCGGCCGAGCTTGCGGCCGCCGGCAACTGGACCATCGAAACGTTCCTGTCCATGTGCGCCAAACTGGCTGCCAAGGGCATGACCGGGGCCATGTTCTGGAACTACTGGTCCACGCACTGGAGCTGGGTGGCGGCAAACGGTGGCAAGGTCTTTGACGCGGCCGGAAAGTTTGTCCTCCCGCAGGATCCCACGAGCGTCGCCGCGATCGAGTCGCTGGCCAAGGGCTTCACCAGCAAGTCGTTCACCGTGGCCGACACCCTGCCCGATGGCTCCGGCCCGGACAGCCTCTTCGTCTCGCACAAGGCCGGTTTCTACGTCCAGGGCCGCTACGGCATCGCCACGGCCGAGCAGTCCGGCAGCAAGGACGACTACGACATCGCCCCTTGGCCCACCGTGTCCGGTAAGCCCGGCCCGTCCGGCGTCGCCGCGTCCTACCTGGTCATCAATGCCAAGACGAAGGCGCCCGAAGCGGCCAAAACCTTCGTGGGGGACTTCCTCAGCGCCAAGGGCCAGACCCTTCGCCTGGCCGACGGCGGCAACGCCGTACCGTCCGTCAAGGGTGCCGACTCCGTGGTTCTGGGCGGCAACTACCCCGTCCACGCGAAGTCGTTCCTGACGATGACGGACACCGGTTTCGAGGACTTTGCGCAGGAAGCCAAGGTTCCCGGCCTGTCCTCCGACGTCAGTACCGCCATGCTCACCATGTACCAGGGCAAGTCCAGCCCGGCCGACACCATCGCCGCCGTCGGCAAGTTGATGGAAAAGGCGGTTTGA
- a CDS encoding carbohydrate ABC transporter permease, with amino-acid sequence MTALLTKTGAAVAPPVERKEAGWRKRDRWWGLVFVSPQLIGMIAFVLLPFAVGLVLAFAQWDGLTQLTWVGFANFQAQLADPVFLRSMLNTLGLALITVPVGLALSLLVAVALDRLRGRTGYLLLYFAPVMTSSIAVSLVWQQILRADGPLNEAFTKVFGIPGPDWLGDPRFVLLAVSIVTIWSSMGLNVIIFLAGLQGINPNVLEAARVDGAGPLRTMMQIRLPLLSPVVFFSTVVAVISSFQTFDVVFILTKGGGPENSARTIVYQIYDEGFVHFQFGMASAASIILLVLTLVVTAVQLGLQRRFVHYES; translated from the coding sequence GTGACCGCACTCCTGACCAAGACCGGTGCGGCAGTTGCCCCACCGGTGGAACGCAAGGAAGCCGGCTGGCGCAAACGCGACCGCTGGTGGGGACTCGTTTTCGTCAGCCCGCAGCTGATCGGCATGATCGCCTTCGTGCTGCTGCCGTTCGCCGTCGGCCTGGTCCTGGCGTTCGCCCAATGGGACGGCCTGACCCAGCTCACCTGGGTCGGGTTTGCCAACTTCCAGGCGCAACTTGCCGACCCCGTCTTCCTGCGCTCCATGCTGAACACCCTGGGCCTGGCCCTCATCACGGTGCCGGTGGGCCTGGCGCTGTCCTTGCTGGTCGCCGTCGCCCTTGACCGGCTGCGCGGCCGCACGGGCTACCTGCTCCTGTACTTTGCCCCCGTCATGACCAGCTCCATCGCCGTTTCACTCGTGTGGCAGCAGATCCTGCGGGCCGACGGTCCGCTCAACGAGGCCTTCACCAAGGTGTTCGGCATCCCCGGCCCGGACTGGCTCGGCGACCCACGCTTTGTCCTGCTGGCCGTGAGCATCGTGACCATCTGGTCCTCCATGGGCCTGAACGTCATCATCTTCCTGGCCGGCCTGCAGGGCATCAACCCGAATGTGCTCGAGGCCGCCCGCGTGGACGGGGCCGGCCCGCTGCGAACCATGATGCAGATCAGGCTGCCGCTGCTTTCTCCCGTGGTGTTCTTCTCCACCGTGGTGGCGGTCATCAGTTCCTTTCAAACCTTCGACGTCGTCTTCATCCTCACCAAGGGCGGCGGGCCGGAGAACTCGGCACGGACCATCGTCTATCAGATCTATGACGAGGGCTTCGTCCACTTCCAATTCGGCATGGCCAGCGCCGCGTCCATCATCCTGCTCGTCCTGACCCTGGTCGTCACCGCCGTGCAGCTTGGCCTGCAGCGCCGGTTCGTTCACTACGAAAGCTGA
- a CDS encoding carbohydrate ABC transporter permease, with the protein MATSLQQRPARIVRLSPRRRPARSVKMSRIILHVLLAVGGFLMVAPFLWMLLTSFKTLPQILANPLGLFPAPWNFANYVDAWNAAPFGLAYWNSIYICVLTVAGTILTASMAAYAFARIEFKGSKFLFILFLATQMVPQQVTIVPLYMIFSKLGWVDTHLALIIPAVLCNPFAVFLVRQFIRSLPVELEEAARLDGAGRWRILFSIVMPNIKPGLAALSIVVALGAWNNFFLPLIVLNSENQFTVPLLLSQFTGQYGGINYSLVMAASAISIVPMLIAFLIGNRRILNSMAMSGMGGS; encoded by the coding sequence GTGGCTACTTCACTTCAACAACGACCGGCCCGCATTGTCCGGCTGTCGCCTCGCCGGCGTCCGGCGCGCAGTGTCAAAATGTCCCGGATCATCCTGCACGTGCTGCTGGCCGTGGGCGGCTTCCTCATGGTGGCGCCGTTCCTGTGGATGCTGCTGACGTCGTTCAAGACGCTGCCGCAAATCCTGGCCAACCCGCTGGGCCTTTTCCCCGCCCCCTGGAACTTCGCCAATTACGTGGACGCGTGGAACGCCGCCCCGTTCGGCCTGGCCTACTGGAACAGCATCTACATCTGCGTGCTGACCGTGGCCGGCACCATCCTGACCGCCTCCATGGCCGCGTATGCGTTCGCCCGGATCGAGTTCAAGGGCAGCAAATTCCTGTTCATCCTTTTCCTGGCTACCCAAATGGTCCCGCAGCAGGTCACGATCGTACCGCTCTACATGATCTTCTCGAAGCTCGGCTGGGTGGACACGCACCTGGCGCTCATCATCCCGGCCGTGCTGTGCAACCCGTTCGCCGTGTTCCTGGTGCGCCAGTTCATCCGCTCTCTGCCCGTGGAGCTGGAGGAGGCGGCCCGCCTGGACGGTGCCGGCCGCTGGCGGATCCTGTTCAGCATCGTCATGCCGAACATCAAGCCCGGCCTGGCAGCGTTGTCGATCGTGGTGGCGCTGGGTGCCTGGAACAACTTCTTCCTGCCCCTGATCGTGCTCAACAGCGAGAACCAGTTCACGGTTCCGCTGCTGCTCTCGCAGTTCACCGGCCAATACGGCGGCATCAACTACTCGCTGGTCATGGCGGCGTCCGCGATCTCGATCGTGCCGATGCTCATCGCCTTCCTGATCGGCAACAGGCGCATCCTGAACTCGATGGCCATGTCCGGAATGGGCGGCTCCTGA